The following proteins come from a genomic window of Lolium rigidum isolate FL_2022 chromosome 5, APGP_CSIRO_Lrig_0.1, whole genome shotgun sequence:
- the LOC124655310 gene encoding CRC domain-containing protein TSO1-like, protein MDTPDRPRAAAAGFEDSPVFNFINNLSPIPIHKPQDTSHSVQLFKSLDLAPVSSIFASPHVNPPKEHKLLTRDDSVQPSQDSNSPNSVRTRLGSTIRMIKCKNIVPESCSFTCHLNEGSIGSSVDTSNSTSKLPQTIQFVGGHAECDKNQNADGNEDLATDQGCTGLEDVLLDHTGPDQMDSSQPGGIVHENQLPEQHHDGFAAYDGDYLITHESTSHMLRLAPPFASETQLVNETLNADNTFSGNSMSTDEPSGTYMNNAGHDPHLYWDGPVEGSAPDYTPQLLPGACQSQLAPNDQMCNAVEEPSEYLPMDQDQSALSQHMRVMSRRCLFNEKAGVVNKAAKKTSGHHSANTTTPRCKTSSGDNNSKPMRTPPCALPGIGLHLNTLATIPKDKIVPHVAQPSINQASNFPCAVSSSPPTSEPNTEDSSQAVVVANADEPSQAGPKKKRHKFDDGDGTACKRCSCKKSKCLKLYCECFHAGVFCSEPCSCQGCLNKPGNMEIVLSTREQIESRNPLAFAPKVIRTSEPGQELGEYTNKTPASARHKRGCNCKKSSCLKKYCECYQGGVGCSISCRCEGCKNAFGKREGVALLSVDEVKLGYEENSALVKEEKNENDNQLVISQAANPAPAENVLTTPSVMNIRPLASILPSSSKRPRSSTKLLGQSPRLCNSQAHPKADILLSPFENYSAEMVWGPGTSDSLKGGLSPQTSVKVVSPNKKRVSPPRIGTGLSPICKSGRKLILKSIPSFPSLCGDVNNADPKTTFPAP, encoded by the exons ATGGACACGCCCGAtaggccccgcgccgccgccgccggattcgAG GACTCTCCTGTCTTCAATTTTATCAACAATCTATCGCCTATACCAATCCATAAACCTCAAGACACATCGCATAGCGTGCAGCTATTCAAGTCACTGGACTTGGCTCCTGTTTCTTCCATCTTTGCCTCACCACATGTCAATCCACCAAAGGAACATAAACTTCTGACAAG GGATGATTCTGTTCAACCTTCTCAAGATTCGAATTCTCCTAATAGCGTCAGAACCCGATTAGGGAGTACGATTAGGATGATCaaatgcaaaaacattgttccagAGAGCTGCAGTTTCACTTGTCACCTAAATGAGGGATCTATTGGTTCTTCTGTCGACACATCAAACTCTACAAGTAAATTGCCTCAAACCATCCAGTTCGTTGGTGGCCATGCAGAATGTGACAAGAATCAAAATGCTGATGGTAATGAAGATCTTGCTACAGATCAGGGGTGCACAGGACTAGAAGACGTCCTCCTTGATCACACTGGTCCAGATCAAATGGATTCATCACAGCCTGGAGGAATTGTTCATGAAAACCAGCTACCTGAACAACATCACGATGGATTTGCGGCATATGACGGGGATTACTTGATTACACATGAATCAACTAGTCATATGCTGAGATTAGCCCCACCATTTGCGTCAGAGACACAGTTAGTGAATGAGACACTAAATGCTGACAATACATTCTCTGGTAATTCCATGTCGACTGATGAGCCAAGTGGCACTTATATGAACAATGCTGGACATGATCCTCATCTTTACTGGGATGGACCAGTTGAAGGGTCCGCGCCAGATTATACCCCCCAATTGCTCCCTGGTGCTTGTCAAAGTCAGTTGGCGCCAAATGATCAAATGTGTAATGCTGTTGAAGAACCTAGTGAATATTTGCCAATGGACCAAGACCAAAGT GCCTTGTCACAGCATATGCGTGTTATGAGCAGGCGTTGCCTTTTCAACGAAAAGGCTGGAGTAGTCAATAAAGCTGCGAAGAAGACCTCAGGTCATCATTCTGCTAATACAACTACCCCCAGATGCAAAACtagttctggtgataacaactcaaAGCCTATGAGAACCCCTCCATGTGCATTGCCTGGTATTGGTTTGCATCTGAATACCCTTGCCACAATACCAAAAGACAAAATAGTCCCCCATGTTGCTCAGCCTTCTATAAATCAAGCCAGCAACTTTCCATGTGCTGTCAGTTCTTCTCCACCAACATCGGAACCAAATACTGAAGATTCCTCTCAGGCAGTCGTGGTTGCAAATGCTGATGAGCCTAGTCAGGCCGGTCCCAAGAAAAAAAG ACACAAATTTGATGATGGTGATGGGACTGCATGCAAGCGCTGTAGTTGCAAGAAGTCAAAATGCTTGAAACT TTACTGCGAGTGTTTTCATGCTGGAGTATTTTGTTCAGAACCCTGTTCATGCCAAGGCTGTCTGAATAAGCCTGGGAACATGGAAATAGTTTTATCTACTCGAGAACAGATTGAATCTCGTAATCCACTAGCATTTGCACCCAAAGTAATTCGCACATCTGAGCCTGGTCAGGAATTAGGG GAGTACACTAACAAAACTCCTGCTTCGGCACGTCACAAAAGAGGATGCAACTGCAAGAAGTCATCGTGTCTGAAAAAATACTGTGAATGCTATCAG GGTGGCGTGGGATGCTCCATAAGTTGCAGATGCGAGGGATGTAAGAATGCTTTTGGAAAAAGAGAGG GAGTTGCACTGTTGAGTGTAGACGAAGTTAAGCTGGGATACGAGGAAAATAGTGCCCTTGTAAAGGAAGAAAAAAACGAAAATGATAATCAGCTCGTTATCAGCCAAGCTGCTAATCCTGCTCCTGCTGAGAATGTACTGACTACACCTTCAGTTATGAACATCAG ACCCTTGGCTTCCATTCTGCCTTCAAGCTCCAAGAGGCCACGATCTTCGACAAAGCTCCTTGGACAATCTCCTCGACTATGCAACTCTCAAGCTCACCCGAAGGCTGATATACTGCTCTCACCATTTGAAAACTATTCCGCAGAAATGGTTTGGGGACCTGGTACATCAGATAGCCTGAAAGGAGGTTTATCTCCTCAAACTTCTGTCAAGGTAGTGTCCCCAAATAAAAAGAGGGTATCTCCCCCGCGCATTGGTACTGGATTGTCTCCGATCTGCAAGAGCGGCAGGAAGTTGATCCTGAAATCTATTCCTTCGTTCCCTTCTCTCTGCGGTGATGTAAATAACGCGGACCCCAAGACCACCTTCCCAGCTCCTTGA